The following coding sequences lie in one Fusarium poae strain DAOMC 252244 chromosome 1, whole genome shotgun sequence genomic window:
- the SNF1 gene encoding Protein kinase (BUSCO:8429at5125): protein MAPRGFEDEELTISLSSSHVRRPQQTQPQSQSQQQDDSHDAPQATSRPADAPLKERIKTEQRIGAYKVLRTLGEGSFGKVKLAIHNGTGQQVALKIIARKKLISRDMAGRVEREIEYLQLLRHPHIIKLFTVIKTPNEIIMVLEYAGGELFDYIVQHGRMKEPEARRFFQQMLCAVEYCHRHKIVHRDLKPENLLLDENLNVKIADFGLSNIMTDGNFLKTSCGSPNYAAPEVIGGKLYAGPEVDVWSCGVILYVLLVGRLPFDDEHIPSLFAKIAKGTYSIPQWMPTGAANLIKKMLVVNPVHRATIEDIRADPWFTTDLPVYLQLPVEEFFNTGVDPNKAIKKNDIAPNASEKVQERLHNEVTEKISKTMGYGKSDVEEALQAAEPSAIKDAYMIVRENKMMQVNHNSEALLAEPEGSSPMLSMSSARSTTSQATTTPRPYVSKVGILPSSLPAYHKDYMEREKAGSVENSPPKVLINDEPQLNRTDAEKEETARRLRPHSRSQLRIDEANTRPQGMTPINPPKKTKPVRWQFGIRSRNSPWEALLCIHKALYKLGATYIPDEDYESRTAEERAEASGNSSFVDSHDGYRGSTSSIDPKKRYNLPADPWHINVRWDTSAIKKKAGNTPSALSTPSSPSTPDGHHAKEPFVALHLDIQIYEMEHGVYLVDFKCSGYETAHGRLLEEKDVTSPFPFLDMAAKLIMQLAEAD, encoded by the exons ATGGCTCCGCGAGGCTTTGAGGACGAGGAGCTCACCATATCCCTATCCTCCTCCCATGTTCGTCGCCCGCAACAGACGCAGCCCCAGTCTCAGTCGCAGCAGCAAGACGATTCCCACGATGCCCCTCAAGCCACTTCCCGTCCCGCCGATGCGCCGCTCAAGGAAAGGATCAAAACCGAACAGCGCATCGGCGCCTATAAGGTTCTTCGAACTCTGGGCGAGGGCTCTTTTGGCAAGGTCAAGCTTGCTATTCACAACGGCACCGGCCAGCAAGTAGCCCTCAAGATTATCGCCAGGAAAAAGCTCATCAGCCGCGATATGGCCGGCCGCGTTGAGCGCGAAATCGAATATCTCCAACTATTACGCCATCCTCACATTATTAAGCT CTTCACTGTCATTAAGACGCCCAATGAAATCATCATGGTTCTCGAATACGCCGGCGGCGAACTCTTCGACTACATTGTTCAGCACGGCCGAATGAAGGAACCCGAAGCCCGTCGATTCTTCCAGCAGATGCTCTGTGCTGTTGAATATTGTCACCGTCACAAGATTGTTCATCGTGACCTGAAGCCCGAAAACTTGCTGCTTGACGAGAACCTCAATGTTAAAATCGCCGATTTCGGACTAAGCAATATTATGACCGATGGTAATTTCCTCAAGACAAGTTGTGGCAGTCCAAATTATGCTGCTCCTGAAGTTATTGGCGGTAAGCTGTATGCCGGCCCTGAAGTAGATGTATGGAGTTGTGGAGTGATTCTCTATGTTCTTCTCGTCGGCCGACTTCCTTTTGACGACGAACACATCCCCAGTCTATTTGCCAAGATTGCGAAGGGTACATACAGCATACCCCAGTGGATGCCCACTGGTGCCGCCAACCTGATTAAAAAGATGCTGGTAGTCAACCCTGTGCATCGTGCTACAATCGAGGATATCCGGGCAGATCCTTGGTTCACAACCGACCTCCCCGTCTACCTCCAACTCCCCGTCGAAGAATTCTTCAACACTGGCGTGGACCCCAATAAAGCAATCAAGAAGAACGATATCGCTCCAAATGCGTCAGAGAAGGTCCAAGAACGCCTGCACAATGAAGTCACGGAGAAGATTAGCAAAACCATGGGTTATGGCAAGAGTGATGTCGAGGAGGCGCTGCAGGCTGCCGAGCCATCCGCCATCAAGGATGCCTACATGATTGTTAGAGAGAACAAGATGATGCAAGTGAACC ATAACTCCGAAGCCCTGCTAGCAGAGCCAGAAGGGTCAAGTCCTATGCTCAGCATGTCTTCAGCTCGTTCAACGACCTCCcaagccaccaccacccCTCGCCCCTATGTGAGCAAGGTTGGCATCCTGCCTTCTAGCTTGCCGGCCTACCATAAGGACTATATGGAGCGCGAGAAAGCTGGCAGTGTCGAAAACTCGCCGCCCAAAGTCCTTATCAACGATGAGCCTCAACTCAACAGGACAGATgcagagaaggaagagacaGCACGTCGCCTGCGACCTCATTCAAGGAGCCAACTTCGTATAGACGAAGCCAACACCAGGCCGCAAGGCATGACACCTATCAATCCGCCAAAGAAGACCAAGCCAGTGCGTTGGCAATTTGGCATTCGATCACGTAACTCTCCCTGGGAAGCCCTCCTCTGTATCCACAAGGCGTTGTACAAATTAGGGGCCACATACATCCCCGACGAAGATTATGAGTCGAGGACAGCAGAAGAGCGAGCTGAAGCTTCCGGCAACAGCAGTTTTGTGGACTCCCATGACGGTTACCGTGGCTCCACTTCAAGTATTGACCCCAAGAAGCGTTACAATCTTCCTGCCGACCCTTGGCACATCAACGTGCGCTGGGATACTTCTG CCATTAAAAAGAAGGCCGGAAACACGCCCAGCGCACTCAGTACGCCTAGTTCGCCCAGTACACCAGATGGTCATCACGCCAAGGAACCATTTGTTGCGCTGCACTTGGACATACAGATCTATGAAATGGAGCATGGCGTATACCTCGTCGATTTCAAATGCTCAGGATACGAGACAGCCCACGGGCGATTACTTGAAGAGAAGGACGTTACCAGCCCCTTCCCGTTTCTAGACATGGCTGCCAAGTTGATTATGCAACTTGCAGAGGCCGACTAA